In bacterium, the genomic stretch TGGGGCTCCTAGGGATGCGTGAACGCGCAGAACTTGTGGGCGGCACGCTCCAAGTGCTCTCCGTTACTGGTGCCCGGACAACCGTCGTGGGAAGGCTGCCGTTCCTGCTAGGCGGAGACCACGCGGCTTGAGATCCGAGTAGAGCCGCGACGCCTGCAACCTCTGACCAACCTTTCCGTTCGAGTCAGTTTGTATCCGAACCAACGAAGGCCACGCCGCCTTGTTTGGACGAAGGAGCCTCTATCCGAAATGGGGAAGAGGTGGAAAACATGCGAAGCGGACGTGGGGCCTCCGCAAGCCGTGACTAGCACGCGCTACAGAGGCAACCCCCGCCGAGTGCTTTGGGAGCAGAAGGTTCCGGGTTCAAGTCCGGGTGCCCCGACCACCCTCATACGGCACGGGCGCGCGCACGATAGAGGGTCGAAGTACGTTGGAGAAGGCGGACGCGATGTCCAGACACGATCTCGCGGGCGTGATTGATGTCTCTCCAAAGTCCCCGCCGGCGAGCGGCGGAGAAACCTACCCCACGGTTCAGCTGATTCCCGTCACGACGACATCATGACGGGGCAGGCATGCGGGACCGCCCCTGTAGCCGTGCAACAGCAGGTGACAGAGTGCATCCGAGTCCTCCAGCAACTAGTCGGTCCAGACCTCGTTGGGATGTATCTCTTCGGATCGTTGGCGATGGGGTGCTTCAATCCGCGGAGCAGCGATATTGACCTGCTCATCGTGACAAACGAAGGGCTGATGGCAGAGACGAAGAGGCGCATTGCGGAGTCACTGCTTCGTCTCTCCAACGCGCCCGCGCCAATCGAAGTCACCTTTCTCGCGCACGAGAGTCTCCAGCATTGGCGACATCCGTCGCCATATGACTTTCATTTCAGCGAAGACTGGCGCGGGAAACATGAACAGATCCTACAGCGCGGCGAGTGGCGCTGCTGGCAGGGCACTCAAGGCGAAGATTCCCACGTCGCGGTGAGTGTTACCGTGGCGCGCGAGCGCGGGATCACGCTGTTGGGTTCGTCTGCGCACGTTACACTCCCGCAGGTGCCGGAGCGGGACTTCGTTGCCGCCATCCTCGCTGATCACCGGTGGGTACGGGAACGGATGAATCAACTTCCGGCGTATGCGGTTCTGAACCACTGCCGCACGCTCGCCTACTTGCGGGAGAAACGGGTGCTCTCAAAGACCGCGGGTGGCGCCTGGGCACTCACCACGTTGCCCGAAGCATACCACGATCTTGTCGCTCAAGCCCTCGCAGAATACGGAGGGGGGCAGAGGAAGGCGTTCGATACAGAACGGCTTGCGCAGTTTCTCGACAATGTTAGGTGATTGAGCGGGACCTCGGAGCGTCGAACCTGATCCGATCACTCGACAGAACTCCGTGCGTGCGTGTACCCGGCGACGCGTTGCACGTGCGCTCGCCAGAACTCCACAGACGTGCAGCCGAGCGAGGCAACGGCACAGCGCGCGATCGAAGTCCTCGCGGGTACACTCCGTGGCCTGAGGCTTCCGACACTCCCCGACGGTCCTCCACGCGCCATGTACCGGTGCTCGGGGTTCACTGCGTTAGGCGCAGTTGACTTGTGTGGCGGATGGCGAATCGCCGAGCAGGTCGAGGCACACCCTGAGGCATCACTGGGAAGGAGGTAACGCCGCTGCGCTCCACGCCCGCAGGGTGCGTGGAAGGTAACCCACGTTTCCCTACCCAATCACGCGCACGCCGCTTTCGCGAGGCAGGACCTTGGAAGCAAACGTCAAACTATCGCGTCCCACAATTTCCCGTCCATCGGGCGGGGAAGTGGCGTCTCACGAGGGATGGTGCGGTGCACACTCGGATGCGTCATGGAGGTGAATCATCACCATGAGCGCGACCTCTCGTGATCCGCAAGCGGTCGGTAACATCGTCGTGACCTCGATGGACCAACTGTCGTTCTTCGAGCTGCCCGAGTCGATGAAACTCTGGTGCCAGCGGCAGCACATCAGTCAGTCAGCCCTGGCGATGCGTGTCGGCATCAGCACCTCGCACCTCAATCAAATCATCCAAGGCCACGCCCGCCCGAGTCTCGCACTGGCGCAGCGGATCCGGGCGGTGATCGGCCGCAAGTCCCACTGGCTTGCTCGACCCGCACCCGTTGGGAGAAACGTGGCGTCTCACGAGGCAAGAGGAATGTCCCAGACTCGGAAGCGGCATGGAGGTGAGTGATCGCTATGAACGCGACCTCTCGTGATCCGCACCACACCGGGATCATCGCGGTTGCCATCGCGTGCGCGGTTGCCATGTCGGGCGCGACGCAGGTCGGGGCAGCGACCCCGGCGCTCGTGACCCGGATCACGGCGGCCCAGACCGCGACGAACGTGCAGATCTCAGTCGTCGCGTCGGCGCCGGTGGAGTATCAGTTCCTAAACGTGCAGCCCAACTGGATTGTCTTCCAGGTTACTCCGGCTGAACTCCAAATCCGGCCGGGCACGCTGCCGTACACAGGGGGCGTGGTCAAGAAGATTCGGGTCGGCCAGTTTGCGCCGCAGGTGGTGCGCGTCGTGGTCGAAATGGCGCGCCCCACGCCGTTTCGCGTGATCCCCGCGCACGACGAGCTCGCGCTACTCGTGGGCGTTCCGGGGGAGACGCAAGGTTCCCCGAGCACCGGACGCACGCTCCCCAATGCGGCGTCGGCCAGCGGAAGCCAGGGTGTGTTGATTCCCAGCGCGGCGACCGCGACGCCCACTCGCGCCCCGCAGGTTCCCCCCCTCGAACGGCTGCATGCCGTTCTGCCGGGAGAAGGGATCGGTCCGGTCCGACTCGGGATGCGCATCCAGGACGTGCTGGCCGCGGTCGGCCCTGCGAAGAGCACGCAGGCGCTGCCGGACGGGACGCGGTACGAGTGGTTCGCGCCACCCGCAAACAGCGGCATCGGGGTGCGCGCTACGCCCTCGGGTGTGGTGTATCGGGTCTGGGTTCTGAACGATGACCAGTATGCGATCGCGGACCGGGTCCGCATCGGGACCACCGAGACTGATGCGCGCGCGGTACTCGGCACGCCATCCGAGGTCCTTGTCGATGCGTCGAGCGGCACCAAGACGCTGACCTACCCATCGCTTGGGTTGTGGTTGACGATCCAGATGGACCAACGATACACGTTCTACGGCAGAATCTTCGAGTTCGGCGTGACGAAGCCGGCGTCGCCGACACCCGGACGGTAGCCGGCTCGGCCGCCGCGCGAGTGCTAGCCAGGCGCTGCACTGGCGACGGTGGGCGGAGTGCGTCAACCGCGCATCGGCGAACGGCCGGCGCGCGCATCAGAGAGACGGTGGACAAACTCCGCCGGCGGGCGCCGGCCTCCGATCGTACTCTGAGCCGTGGCTCGATACGTCCGAAGCTGGGGAAGCGTCTTGACCGGGCGCCAACGCTCAAGGGCGATCTGGACGCGCTCGTCCCGCAGATCCTGGCCCGCATTCTGTCCAGGCGGCAAGCCGCCACTAGATCAGGGTCGCCGGTTCCAGCGCCTCGCGGACCCTCGCCCGTAAGCATCAACCGAAATTCGCCCGGCGTGCCCGTTCGTGCATGACGTTTGCGAGGCGCGCAAGGAACTGGGTGGGGTCGCGAGATGCGGCAACCAGAAACGCCCCACACCCGTTCTTCCACTGCCCAACCAAGCACAAGCCGATCCCGATCTCGACCCACGCGCGCGCGACGAGACGGTTCGCTTGGAAGGTGCGCCCTTCGACCCGACAGAGCTCGACGGTGAACGCCCGGGCGGCGTCCGCCGAGCGCGTAACTGCGAGCGCCCGCGCAACGTGGGCCGCGATATGGCGGTATTGAGGGTAGCGTGCCAACCGTGGGTGTTCACGGAGGCACGCCAGGATCTGCACCACATGGTCTTGGACGTCACTCACCGGTCCGTTTGGAGGCAAGTACGCGGCGGCATCTTTCAACGCGTAGAGGTAAGCATCGTCGAGCACCGCTCGTTTCGTGCGATCGGGGAGGGGGTGGAGCGTGAGGGCACGCTCGTACACTCGACGAAGCAAGGAGAAGTGGTGCCCGGTTCTGACGGTGGACCGCCAAAGCCCTCCGCTTGATTGACGATAGACGGCAACCGTGCCGGGCACGTACACGAACCGATGGTGGTGGGCGATGCGCAGCAGCAAATCGTGATCGACCATCGCGGGCAGGGTCTCGTCGAAACCGCCGAGATCCGCGACCACCTCACGCCGAAACAGCAGGGCGGAGAGCTGGATATAGAAATTATGATAGAGAATGTCGAGGAACACATCGCCGGACGGGTGAGGGATACGTCCGTGCGCCTCGCGCACACCATCGCGTTCCGTGATGACCGCGCCATACGCCACGTCTGCGCGCGCGGCCAAGAGCGTGCGCACAAAGCCGGGGAGTAAGAGGTCGTCGTCATCCAAGAATGCGATATAGTCGCCACGGCTCATGGCGATCCCGGCGTTGCGCGCGGTGCTCACATTCGCGTGCTGCTCCAACCTCTGATACCGCAACCCGGGCCAACGAGGAACGACGTGCGGGGTGGCATCCGTTGAGGCGTCGTCGACGACGATGACTTCCACCTCGAACGTCGTGCCCGAGCCTTCCTGCGCCAATGCGGAATCGACGGCCTCTCGAAGCTTCTCACACCTGTTGCGCGTGGGGATGATGATGCTCACGAGCGGTTTCTGCGGTTCGGTCATGGGCGCGATCCCTTCCGGGGGAACGTCCGCGCATGGATTCGCCGAGCGAGGCTTTGCCGCCCTGAACAATGTCACGGCGGAAGGATCAACCGAGGTTGGCTCCGTGCGCCCGCTCGCGGCATACTTTTGCAAGACGCGCGAGGAACTGGGTGGGGTCGCGAGATGCGGCGACGAAAAACGCGTCGCATCCACTTCTCCACCGCCCAGCGAGGCAGAGTCCGATCCCGATTTCGATCCAGACGCGCGCAAGCAGGCGGTTCGCCTGGAGGGTGCGCCCCGCGGCCCGGTGGATCTCGGCCGCGAACGCTTCTGCCGTTTCCACCGAGCGCGTCACGGCGAGCGTTCGTCCCACGTGCGCCGCGACGTGACGGTATCGCGGATAGCGTGTGAGCCGCGGACACTCCCGAAGGCGTGCGAGGATGTGCGCCGCATGATCCTCGGGTTCACCGGGCGGCATGTGCGCGGTCCACTGCTCCATCGAGTAGACGTCAACGTGGTCGAGCACGGCCGCCTTTGTCCCAGCGGGCAGCGGATGGAGCGACATAGCGTGCTCGTAGACTCGGCGAAGCAGGGCAACATGGTGTCCTGCACTCACGGTTGAGATCCACAGGCCGCTGCTCGATTGACGGTAGATCGCGACCGGACCCGGCACGAACACGAATCGATGTCGATGCGCGATGCGGAGCAAGAGATCATGATCCTCGATCGCGGGAAGGCTCTCGTCGAAACAGCCGGTCTCCACGACGATCTGGCGGCGAATGAGTATGGCGGCGATATGGATAAAGACGTTGTGTCTAAGAATATCCAGAAACACATCACCGGACGGATGGTGCGTGTTTCGTTGGGGCTTGCGCACGCCGTCGCCCTCCGTGATGACGGAGCTATACGCGACGTCCGCACCTGGGGACAAGAGCGTGCGCGCGAAGCACGGGAGCAACAGGTCGTCGTCGTCAAGAAAGGCGAGATAGTCCCCTCGACTCGCGGCGATCCCCGCGTTCCGCGCGGCACTCGTATTCTTATGGTCGTCCAGACGAATGTACCGGACTCCGCGCCAGGTGGGGACCACGCGCGGCGTGTCGTCCGTGGACGCATCGTCGACAACGATGATCTCGGTGTCAAACTCCACGCCCGCGCCCTCTTGCGCCAACACCGAATCTACGGCTTCTCGGAGTTTCTCTCGGCGGTTGCGCGTGGGGATGATGATACTCACGACTGGTTTCTGCGTCTCGGTCATCGCCGCCGTCCCTCTCCAGGGAGGTTCAGTGCACGGAATCCGTGGTCCTGCGTGTCTTCCGCGACATGCGTCGATTTGGGCCAGACGCCGCCTGTTTGACGCCAGCGTGTTCCAAAGAACGGGGCCGTCCGCCGGGGTGGACGGCCGGGAAATCCGGTTGAAGCGCTCACTACCAACCCCTGCAGAGATGAAGAGCGGGCTCCCAAGGCGTGCGGGGGAACACCCCGTGTCGTCTCTATCGCTGGGCTTGTTGTTGTTCGTTCCGCCGCCCCCGCCGTTCCCTCCGTCGCCGCCATTCCCGGAGTTACTGCCAGAATTCCCCGAGCCCGCTGTTCCACCGCTTCCACCGGCGCTGCCGTCGCCGCCGCTTCCGTGGTGATCTAGGACTCGTGTAACTTTGCATCGCGGTTTATGCCCATGCACGAGGGCGCGTAGACGCGGCCGGGCGGCAGGCTCAACCCACCCCCGCACGTCATGTCGTCACGCCACGATCAGGAGTAAGCAATTTCGAACGGTGGTCAGGTCGGTGCGGACGCACACGGGGCGGGGGGGAACCGCGAGAAGCACAACCGGAAGTGGTAGGATTAGCTTACATGCCTTGGGGATCGGCCGCACGAGGGTGGGATCACGATACCCCGAAGCGGCTCCCTCCCCAATGGGAGGTCTTGAGAAAGCTAGAGTGAAATTCCAGCCTGGTCGAATGCCTTCTCATCGAGGTCATCCATGATCATCGCCCTGGCATCGCCTGGTGTCGCTTCAACCCTTGACGAGGGCTTAGGCAAGATC encodes the following:
- a CDS encoding aminoglycoside adenylyltransferase domain-containing protein, whose product is MTGQACGTAPVAVQQQVTECIRVLQQLVGPDLVGMYLFGSLAMGCFNPRSSDIDLLIVTNEGLMAETKRRIAESLLRLSNAPAPIEVTFLAHESLQHWRHPSPYDFHFSEDWRGKHEQILQRGEWRCWQGTQGEDSHVAVSVTVARERGITLLGSSAHVTLPQVPERDFVAAILADHRWVRERMNQLPAYAVLNHCRTLAYLREKRVLSKTAGGAWALTTLPEAYHDLVAQALAEYGGGQRKAFDTERLAQFLDNVR
- a CDS encoding helix-turn-helix transcriptional regulator, which encodes MSATSRDPQAVGNIVVTSMDQLSFFELPESMKLWCQRQHISQSALAMRVGISTSHLNQIIQGHARPSLALAQRIRAVIGRKSHWLARPAPVGRNVASHEARGMSQTRKRHGGE
- a CDS encoding AMIN domain-containing protein, giving the protein MNATSRDPHHTGIIAVAIACAVAMSGATQVGAATPALVTRITAAQTATNVQISVVASAPVEYQFLNVQPNWIVFQVTPAELQIRPGTLPYTGGVVKKIRVGQFAPQVVRVVVEMARPTPFRVIPAHDELALLVGVPGETQGSPSTGRTLPNAASASGSQGVLIPSAATATPTRAPQVPPLERLHAVLPGEGIGPVRLGMRIQDVLAAVGPAKSTQALPDGTRYEWFAPPANSGIGVRATPSGVVYRVWVLNDDQYAIADRVRIGTTETDARAVLGTPSEVLVDASSGTKTLTYPSLGLWLTIQMDQRYTFYGRIFEFGVTKPASPTPGR
- a CDS encoding glycosyltransferase, which encodes MTEPQKPLVSIIIPTRNRCEKLREAVDSALAQEGSGTTFEVEVIVVDDASTDATPHVVPRWPGLRYQRLEQHANVSTARNAGIAMSRGDYIAFLDDDDLLLPGFVRTLLAARADVAYGAVITERDGVREAHGRIPHPSGDVFLDILYHNFYIQLSALLFRREVVADLGGFDETLPAMVDHDLLLRIAHHHRFVYVPGTVAVYRQSSGGLWRSTVRTGHHFSLLRRVYERALTLHPLPDRTKRAVLDDAYLYALKDAAAYLPPNGPVSDVQDHVVQILACLREHPRLARYPQYRHIAAHVARALAVTRSADAARAFTVELCRVEGRTFQANRLVARAWVEIGIGLCLVGQWKNGCGAFLVAASRDPTQFLARLANVMHERARRANFG
- a CDS encoding glycosyltransferase, whose product is MTETQKPVVSIIIPTRNRREKLREAVDSVLAQEGAGVEFDTEIIVVDDASTDDTPRVVPTWRGVRYIRLDDHKNTSAARNAGIAASRGDYLAFLDDDDLLLPCFARTLLSPGADVAYSSVITEGDGVRKPQRNTHHPSGDVFLDILRHNVFIHIAAILIRRQIVVETGCFDESLPAIEDHDLLLRIAHRHRFVFVPGPVAIYRQSSSGLWISTVSAGHHVALLRRVYEHAMSLHPLPAGTKAAVLDHVDVYSMEQWTAHMPPGEPEDHAAHILARLRECPRLTRYPRYRHVAAHVGRTLAVTRSVETAEAFAAEIHRAAGRTLQANRLLARVWIEIGIGLCLAGRWRSGCDAFFVAASRDPTQFLARLAKVCRERAHGANLG